A portion of the Pectobacterium brasiliense genome contains these proteins:
- a CDS encoding N-acetylmuramoyl-L-alanine amidase, producing the protein MLKWMVCIALGLLAGCQSASSLKEQNNYVLETALQSRAQESRIRFLVIHYTAEDFATSLNILTDDHVSAHYLVPAHPPLQHGKPLAWQLVPESQAAWHAGASSWRGFSRLNNSSIGIEIENAGYQRTLTGYTWEPFTASQIQLVNAIARDIVDRYQIAPQNVVAHSDIAPQRKQDPGPLFPWKALAQAGVGAWPDAQRVAFYLNGRLPMQPVDEAVLLEKLGRYGYSVQDTMSAREKRQVIAAFQMHFRPENYQGQPDAQSEAIVDALLEKYGSR; encoded by the coding sequence ATGTTGAAATGGATGGTCTGCATAGCGCTGGGGCTGTTAGCAGGTTGCCAGTCGGCCTCTTCGTTGAAAGAACAGAATAATTATGTGCTGGAGACCGCATTGCAGTCGCGAGCGCAGGAGTCTCGCATCCGCTTTTTAGTGATTCATTATACGGCAGAAGACTTTGCCACCTCGCTGAATATTCTGACGGATGATCACGTCAGCGCGCATTATCTGGTTCCAGCACATCCACCTTTGCAGCACGGTAAGCCACTTGCCTGGCAACTGGTGCCGGAATCTCAGGCTGCCTGGCATGCGGGAGCCAGTAGCTGGCGTGGATTTAGTCGACTGAATAATTCGTCGATTGGCATTGAGATCGAAAACGCGGGCTATCAGCGCACGCTAACCGGCTATACGTGGGAACCGTTTACCGCTTCGCAAATTCAGCTCGTGAACGCGATCGCCCGGGATATCGTTGATCGCTATCAGATTGCGCCGCAGAACGTGGTGGCGCACAGCGATATCGCCCCACAGCGCAAACAAGACCCTGGGCCGCTCTTCCCGTGGAAAGCGCTTGCGCAAGCGGGTGTGGGTGCCTGGCCGGATGCGCAGCGGGTAGCGTTCTATTTGAATGGACGTTTGCCGATGCAGCCAGTGGATGAAGCGGTTCTGCTGGAAAAGTTGGGGCGCTATGGCTACTCGGTGCAGGACACCATGAGCGCGCGTGAGAAGCGGCAGGTGATCGCCGCTTTCCAAATGCATTTCCGCCCCGAGAACTATCAAGGCCAGCCTGATGCGCAGAGTGAAGCGATTGTCGACGCGCTGCTGGAGAAATATGGCAGCCGCTAA
- a CDS encoding heavy metal-binding domain-containing protein, which produces MQLSTTPNLEGFIITEYCGVVTGEAILGANIFRDFFASIRDVVGGRSGAYEKELRKARQIAFKELQEQAEDLGANAVVGIDLDYETVGKDGSMLMVTVSGTAVKVRR; this is translated from the coding sequence ATGCAATTATCCACTACGCCGAATCTGGAAGGCTTCATCATTACTGAATATTGTGGCGTCGTGACCGGCGAAGCCATCCTGGGGGCGAACATCTTCCGTGACTTTTTTGCCAGTATCCGCGATGTCGTCGGCGGCCGTTCCGGTGCCTATGAGAAAGAGCTGCGTAAGGCGCGGCAGATTGCGTTCAAAGAGTTACAGGAGCAAGCCGAAGATTTAGGGGCGAATGCCGTGGTAGGCATCGATCTTGACTATGAAACTGTTGGGAAGGACGGCAGTATGCTGATGGTGACCGTTAGCGGCACCGCAGTAAAGGTTCGCCGCTAG
- the artP gene encoding arginine ABC transporter ATP-binding protein ArtP, with amino-acid sequence MSIQLNGINCFYGTYQALFDITLDCPAGETLVLLGPSGAGKSSLIRVLNLLEMPRSGKLSIAGNQFDFQRTPSDSAIRELRQNVGMVFQQYNLWPHLTVVQNLIEAPCRVLGLSKEEAKARAGKLLTRLRLNDFADRFPLHLSGGQQQRVAIARALMMEPQVLLFDEPTAALDPEITAQVVNIIRELAETGITQVIVTHEVEFARKTASRVVYMENGRIVEQGDATHFTQPQTPEFAGYLSH; translated from the coding sequence ATGAGTATTCAACTAAACGGCATTAACTGTTTCTACGGCACATACCAGGCGCTATTTGATATCACCCTCGATTGTCCTGCGGGTGAAACGCTGGTGCTTCTTGGTCCCAGCGGTGCGGGAAAGAGCTCGCTGATACGCGTTCTTAATCTGTTGGAAATGCCACGTTCTGGCAAGCTTTCTATCGCCGGTAATCAGTTTGATTTTCAGCGCACGCCATCCGACAGCGCGATCCGTGAATTGCGTCAGAATGTTGGGATGGTGTTCCAGCAATATAATTTGTGGCCGCATCTGACCGTAGTGCAGAACCTGATCGAAGCGCCTTGCCGCGTGCTGGGGCTGAGTAAGGAAGAGGCGAAAGCGCGAGCGGGCAAGCTGCTGACGCGCCTGCGCCTCAATGACTTTGCCGATCGCTTCCCTCTTCATCTTTCTGGCGGACAGCAACAGCGTGTCGCGATTGCTCGTGCACTGATGATGGAACCTCAGGTTCTACTGTTTGATGAACCGACAGCCGCGCTGGATCCAGAAATTACCGCTCAGGTCGTCAATATCATCCGTGAATTGGCAGAAACTGGCATTACGCAGGTGATTGTGACCCACGAAGTTGAATTTGCCCGTAAAACGGCCAGCCGTGTGGTGTATATGGAAAACGGCCGCATCGTTGAACAAGGGGATGCGACGCACTTTACCCAGCCGCAGACGCCTGAATTCGCTGGTTATTTGTCACATTGA